A region from the Rosa rugosa chromosome 6, drRosRugo1.1, whole genome shotgun sequence genome encodes:
- the LOC133718865 gene encoding uncharacterized protein LOC133718865 isoform X1, translating into MILTRSLEKCILPCFDLIKSIVGEDKRVATFFRTSKWTVSAKSLRYVVSNVAFLRGLEVLDSTISVYLTWHPLMLCRKTECFKEDVNKVMSMGIEPSSSATFMKALVVAFMVDASKWEQKMQFYKEWGWTEDDFALAFRKHPLFMTFSEKNISSKMDFLLNKMGWQPADVAGDPYVLTYSLEKRIIPTCSVIRVLLLKGLITKGECSLVTILKKSEKYLLNKFVLKYQEQVPELLSIYQGKMVLQNSA; encoded by the coding sequence ATGATCTTGACGCGAAGCTTAGAGAAATGCATCCTTCCTTGTTTTGATCTGATCAAAAGTATAGTTGGTGAGGATAAAAGGGTTGCTACTTTCTTTAGGACCTCGAAATGGACAGTGTCGGCCAAGTCACTAAGATATGTTGTATCCAATGTTGCATTTTTGAGAGGGCTTGAAGTGCTGGATTCCACAATCTCTGTTTATCTGACCTGGCATCCTTTGATGCTGTGTCGTAAAACTGAGTGTTTCAAGGAAGATGTCAACAAGGTCATGAGTATGGGAATCGAACCTTCATCATCTGCGACATTCATGAAAGCACTAGTTGTGGCTTTTATGGTGGATGCATCAAAGTGGGAGCAAAAGATGCAATTTTATAAGGAATGGGGTTGGACTGAAGATGATTTTGCGTTGGCATTTAGAAAACATCCCTTATTTATGACCTTCTCTGAGAAGAATATTTCGAGCAAAATGGATTTTCTTCTGAACAAAATGGGTTGGCAGCCTGCAGATGTGGCTGGGGATCCATATGTTTTAACTTATAGTTTGGAGAAGCGGATCATAcctacatgttcagttattagAGTTCTCCTGTTGAAGGGCTTAATAACAAAGGGAGAGTGTTCCTTGGTTACCATTCTGAAGAAAAGTGAGAAGTACTTGTTGAATAAGTTCGTGCTCAAATATCAAGAGCAAGTACCTGAACTATTGAGCATTTATCAAGGCAAAATGGTCTTGCAGAACTCGGCTTAG
- the LOC133718865 gene encoding peroxisome biogenesis protein 16-like isoform X2, which produces MKPGEQHGNGHLRNNHAQDPWNLEGRALSALNRFGEKARTVSDPVWLRRVQHQHAIMEPPTSVVERSTLSTILSEKGLHGALYVAGEVLFITKPLFYVLFIRKYGARSWIPCFLSLAVDFTGMHILSRITSYRGGTKEQQFHLSVPEKNEGKRQKLLWTLYLMRDPFFSKYTRS; this is translated from the exons ATGAAGCCTGGCGAGCAGCATGGGAATGGTCACTTGAGAAATAATCATGCACAGGATCCATGGAATTTAGAAGGAAGAGCACTATCTGCATTGAATAGGTTTGGAGAAAAGGCTAGGACTGTTTCAGATCCAGTATGGTTACGTCGGGTTCAACACCAGCATGCCATTATGGAGCCTCCAA CTTCAGTGGTTGAGAGGTCAACTCTATCCACCATATTGTCCGAAAAGGGTCTCCATGGGGCTTTGTATGTGGCTGGGGAAGTGCTATTTATAACAAAACCacttttttatgttttatttattcGAAAATATGGAGCTCGCTCCTGGATTCCTTGCTTTCTTTCACTGGCTGTGGACTTCACTGGAATGCACATTCTATCTCGAATTACTTCATACAGAGGTGGTACAAAAGAGCAGCAGTTTCATCTTTCTGTCCCTGAAAAGAATGAG GGTAAAAGACAAAAACTGTTATGGACACTTTACCTCATGAGAGATCCATTTTTCAGCAAGTATACCAG GAGTTAA